A window of Prolixibacter sp. SD074 contains these coding sequences:
- a CDS encoding co-chaperone GroES, with protein sequence MRELQPVNQNVLIELTEDSHEEKTAGGIIIPDSAKAKKNIGKVAAISNVENPEIAVGDMVLYKEFSGNEVEFEGKKYLLLPYADILSKVVETDEI encoded by the coding sequence ATGAGAGAGCTTCAACCAGTGAATCAGAATGTACTGATTGAGTTAACCGAAGATAGCCACGAAGAAAAAACGGCTGGTGGAATTATTATTCCCGATTCGGCAAAAGCAAAAAAGAACATTGGCAAAGTAGCTGCCATCAGCAACGTTGAAAACCCGGAAATTGCCGTGGGTGACATGGTGCTGTACAAAGAGTTCAGCGGAAATGAAGTTGAATTCGAAGGGAAAAAATATCTGTTGCTTCCCTACGCCGACATCTTGTCGAAAGTAGTGGAAACCGACGAAATCTGA